The Candidatus Auribacterota bacterium genome contains the following window.
GCGGGGGCGGGAGCACTTTTGTTGTCGTCTCTCGAAGAGATGATCGAAATCTGCCGAAGTGACCGCACCCCTATCGCCCTGCCGTCGCTCTGCAGGACGATCGGCCCTCCGCCGCGGTACGGCGAACCCACGGCCTTGAGCGGCGCCGATGCGCCCTCGAAAAGAACGCGCGGAACATCCGCTGCCGGAAACGCCGGGAGCTGCTGGATCGCCGCCCCCTGGCCATGCAGTCTTTCCGAGAGGAGGAATGAGTTGCCGCCGTGAACCACACAGAGCGAGAGCCCTTTTTCATCTGGTGTGTCCGCGTTGAACGAGCTCGGTTTCATAATGTAGAACCTCACCGCGCCACATGATATGTTCTCCATTGCGCGCACCACGCGATAGTTCACATCGCCCGTCCGCAGCGTTTTCAGATAATCGGCATAGAGGCCACCCTCATTTTTGAAACCCGGATCAAAAAGCTGCAGCACCTTGAACTGCTTCATGATCCCCGTGAGCGACTGCATGCACGCGTTCGTCTTATCAGCGCCGATCAGTGCGGTGATCTCCTCCGTCCCAAGCTGTTTCAGATAATCCACGATCCTCTGCCCGTTCCCCCCGCTTCCTCCTGAAAAGACCACGGTCGATCTGTCCGGGCAATGCAGGATGAACGCGCACGAATCGGATCCCGAATCCATGCAGTGGAGCGCGAGCAAGCCGGTGTCCTCAGACAGCCTGCAGGCTGCGTGACAGGTGGGGCACTCGCCGCGGGTGGCGTGCTCGAGCATTACGAAGATGTCACCGCATCGCCAGCAGCTCGCGGCGATTTTCTCTGCGCTGCCGATCAAGGGAAGGCACTGGAACAATAAGGAGAGAGTCACGACGAGAAGGTGAGCATGACGCACACACCGGACCGGTGCCATACGAACCCCGCACGCTCTTCAGTGATGCT
Protein-coding sequences here:
- a CDS encoding helix-hairpin-helix domain-containing protein, coding for MAPVRCVRHAHLLVVTLSLLFQCLPLIGSAEKIAASCWRCGDIFVMLEHATRGECPTCHAACRLSEDTGLLALHCMDSGSDSCAFILHCPDRSTVVFSGGSGGNGQRIVDYLKQLGTEEITALIGADKTNACMQSLTGIMKQFKVLQLFDPGFKNEGGLYADYLKTLRTGDVNYRVVRAMENISCGAVRFYIMKPSSFNADTPDEKGLSLCVVHGGNSFLLSERLHGQGAAIQQLPAFPAADVPRVLFEGASAPLKAVGSPYRGGGPIVLQSDGRAIGVRSLRQISIISSRDDNKSAPAPAVQPEAPSRSSKAAGARQGKININTASVTELDDALSGIAAKKAGTIVQFRKTHGPFRSIEDIKNVPGIGEKLFERNKDRICVR